The DNA sequence GGGATGTACATCCCGGCGTCGTTTCCGGGCGCGATCATCCGCCGGCACACGGGCACGCCGTTCATGGGCTACGCGGGTGCGACGTACCTGATCCAGGAAGTGTGCAACGCGCTGTTCGATGCGCTGTTCCACATCCTGCCGTTGGCGATCGAGATGGACAAGGTGGAGGCGACGCCGTCGCGACTGCACGAGGAGATGGCGTGGAGTGCGGAGGCGAAGGAGCTGTACGACGAGCTGGTGGAGCAGCAGCCGATCCTCATCCGGATTTCCGCGGCGAAGCGGTTGCGGGATGCGTGCGAGAAGGATGCGCGCGGGCTGGGGGATACGGTGGTCGAACGGGACCACGTGTTGGCGGGGAGGCGGGTGCTGACGGGGGCAGGGGTTTAACTGCAGTTACGAGTTGGGAGTGGGGAGTTGGAAGACTCACTACTCACAACTCACTACTACCAACTGCAGTTGTGGGGATAGCAGGACTGTAGGTGCAGCAAATGTTGTTGGATGCGACTCGAATGAGCGCATCTACCCGGACCGCGCGGGTATACGCGGGACACACTATACCCACGTGGAGGTGGCGTATGAGTGACAAGGGCATGACGGAAGAGGAAGCCCGAGCCTTTCACGGCTATTTCGTGATGGGGTTCATCGGCTTCACGGCAGTGGCCATCGTGGCACACTTCCTCGCCTGGTCGTGGCGTCCGTGGCTTTGAGCCACACAACCTAGGGAGATAGATCATGCACAAGATCTGGCAGGGCTCTGACCCGCAGGTGCTGCTCGCGGGACTGGGCTTCTTCCTCGGTAGCCTGGCGATGGTGATCCACATCTTCGCGTTCAGCGTCCTCGGGTATCCGAAGACGACGAAGGCGAAGTACAACCCGCCGGCGGTCGCCTCAGCACTCCGCTGAGTCGCACCGAGAAGGACTGACCCGTCGGGGTCGGGTAAGGTGTCCCCACCGTATCCGCCCCACGGGCCCCAGTCCGGACCCAATTCCACAGAGGAATTCGTATGCACCGCATTTGGTTGTCGTTCGACCCGCGGCGCGTGATGGTGGCCCTGACGGGCTTCCTCGCGGTGCTGGCACTTCTGATCCACTTCATCCTGCTGAGCTCGAACCGGTTCTCCTGGATCGAGAATGGGACGCTTCCGGCCGCGCAAGCGCCGGTGGGTGCCTCGTCCCCGATGGCCGCCGCCGAGATGGCGCCGCTGCCGGCGGGCCGGTAAGCAGGCTTCGGGTTGGTGGCGCGGGGATGAGGACCAGCAGGACCTCATCCCCCCCACCGCCACCGAAGGACCCAGTTGTCTGCAGGGCCCGGTCGCGTCTGCCGGCGGTAGCAACCACAGGCGCCCTTATCGGAGAACTTCGCGATGGCGATGCTCGACTTTGAAAAGAAGTACCGTGTGCGCGGCGGGACGCTGCTGGGAGGGGACCTGTTCGACTTCTGGTTCGGCCCCTTCTATGTCGGCTTCTTCGGCGTGACGACGATCTTCTTCACGGCGCTCGGTACGCTCCTGATCATCTACGGAGCGGCGATCGGGCCGACCTGGAATATCTGGCAGATCAACATCGCGCCACCGGATCTCTCGTACGGCCTCGGCATGGCGCCGTTGGCCGAGGGCGGTCTCTGGCAGATCATCACCTTCTGCGCCGTCGGAGCATTCGTCTCCTGGGCGCTTCGGCAAGCGGAGATATCCCGCAAGCTCGGCATGGGCATGCACATTCCATGGGCATACTCCGTGGCCGTGCTCGCCTACGTCACGCTGGTCATCATCCGCCCGGTGCTGCTCGGGGCCTGGGGGCACGGCTTCCCCTACGGCATCTTCAGCCACCTCGATTGGGTGTCGAACGTCGGGTACCAGTACCTGCACTTCCACTACAATCCGGCGCACATGATCGCCATCACGTTCTTCTTCACGACGTGCCTGGCGCTGGCCATGCACGGCTCGCTGATCCTCTCGGTGACGAATCCGAAGAAGGGCGAGCCGGTGAAGACGAGCGAACACGAGAACGTGTTCTTCCGCGACTTCCTCGGCTACTCGATCGGCGCGATCGGCATCCACCGTCTCGGATTGTTCCTGGCGCTCAGCGCCGGCATCTGGTCGGCGATTTGCATCGTGATCAGCGGGCCCTTCTGGACGAAGGGCTGGCCCGAGTGGTGGGGCTGGTGGCTCAATCTTCCCATTTGGCGCTAACGGAGATTCCTCATGCTTGAATACCAGAATCTCTTCACGCGCGTCCAAGTCCGACACGCGCCCGACATGGGCCTTCCGGTGGACACGACCTTCGGCCAGCGCTACGGCACGGGGTGGTTCTCCTACTGGATGGGCAAGCTCGGCGATGCGCAGATCGGCCCGATCTATCTCGGCCCCTGGGGCATCTGGTCGCTGTTCTTCGGCTTCGTGGCGATCGAGATCATCGGCCTGAACTTCTTCGTGCAGGTGGATTGGAGCCCGGTGGAGTTCATCCGCCAGCTGCCATGGCTCGCGCTGGAACCGCCGCCGCCGGAGTACGGGCTGCGCTTCCCGCCGCTGCGCCAGGGCGGATGGTACCTGATCGCCGGCTTCTTCCTGACGATCAGCATCTTCCTCTGGTGGGTTCGCACGTACCGCCGCGCCCGCGCGCTCGGCATGGGCACGCACCTCGCCTGGGCGTTCGGGTCGGCGATCTTCCTCTACCTGAGCTTCTTCTTCCAGCCGCTGTTCCTCGGCAGCTGGAGCGAGATGGTGCCGTTCGGGATCTTCGCGCACCTCGACTGGACGAGCGCGTTCTCGATCCGCTACGGCAACCTCTACTACAATCCGTTCCACGCGCTGTCAATCGCCTTCCTGTATGGATCGGCGCTGCTCTTCGCGATGCACGGCGCGACGATCCTCGCGGTGAGCCGCCTGGGCGGCGAGCGCGAGATCGAGCAGATCACGGACCGCGGCACGGCGGCCGAGCGTTCGGCGATCTTCTGGCGCTGGACGATGGGCTGGAACGCGACGATGGAGTCGATCCATCGCTGGGCCTGGTGGTTCGCGGTGCTGACGACCTTCACGGGCGGCATCGGCATCCTGCTCACGGGCACGGTGGTGGACAACTGGTATCTCTGGGCCGTGAAGCACGGCGTGGCGCCGCAGTATCCGGCGCAGAACACGCTGACGCCGGAGCAGCTCGAGAAGCTGCGCGGCCAGTACATGGGCCGCATGCAGAACGGCTATCCGACGTATGTCGTGCCGGCACCCGCCGCGCCGATGGATTCGATGGCGGCTCCCACGACCACCGCTCCGGCGGGAGGGACTCGATAATGCGTACCCTCCGCTATGCAGGACTCGCGGCGCTGGTGTTGACGGCGTCGAGCTGCCAGTTCTTCAAGTCGAAGGACCGCGCGGTGGTGCAGCAGGGGTATCGCGGCACGGCGATGGAGAT is a window from the Pseudogemmatithrix spongiicola genome containing:
- the pufB gene encoding light-harvesting antenna LH1, beta subunit: MSDKGMTEEEARAFHGYFVMGFIGFTAVAIVAHFLAWSWRPWL
- the pufA gene encoding light-harvesting antenna LH1, alpha subunit; its protein translation is MHRIWLSFDPRRVMVALTGFLAVLALLIHFILLSSNRFSWIENGTLPAAQAPVGASSPMAAAEMAPLPAGR
- the pufL gene encoding photosynthetic reaction center subunit L, which produces MAMLDFEKKYRVRGGTLLGGDLFDFWFGPFYVGFFGVTTIFFTALGTLLIIYGAAIGPTWNIWQINIAPPDLSYGLGMAPLAEGGLWQIITFCAVGAFVSWALRQAEISRKLGMGMHIPWAYSVAVLAYVTLVIIRPVLLGAWGHGFPYGIFSHLDWVSNVGYQYLHFHYNPAHMIAITFFFTTCLALAMHGSLILSVTNPKKGEPVKTSEHENVFFRDFLGYSIGAIGIHRLGLFLALSAGIWSAICIVISGPFWTKGWPEWWGWWLNLPIWR
- the pufM gene encoding photosynthetic reaction center subunit M; this translates as MLEYQNLFTRVQVRHAPDMGLPVDTTFGQRYGTGWFSYWMGKLGDAQIGPIYLGPWGIWSLFFGFVAIEIIGLNFFVQVDWSPVEFIRQLPWLALEPPPPEYGLRFPPLRQGGWYLIAGFFLTISIFLWWVRTYRRARALGMGTHLAWAFGSAIFLYLSFFFQPLFLGSWSEMVPFGIFAHLDWTSAFSIRYGNLYYNPFHALSIAFLYGSALLFAMHGATILAVSRLGGEREIEQITDRGTAAERSAIFWRWTMGWNATMESIHRWAWWFAVLTTFTGGIGILLTGTVVDNWYLWAVKHGVAPQYPAQNTLTPEQLEKLRGQYMGRMQNGYPTYVVPAPAAPMDSMAAPTTTAPAGGTR